A region of Cataglyphis hispanica isolate Lineage 1 chromosome 8, ULB_Chis1_1.0, whole genome shotgun sequence DNA encodes the following proteins:
- the LOC126851628 gene encoding uncharacterized protein LOC126851628, whose product MCKNYHSQKSIKSDNLSLSTSNANSNECSISKSKCLSPTISLATSNGNYESISKYPPSIMEALENTAVHFGDFYGLQNNVGTAYYNNVAEEETAIKKRHRLNFTRQMVHKLERTTDTEDYARQISVFLQETVEPPNFKLNPFLSENSIPDGRRRFSRYPFWYKEPNKKLIVNVLKSDCSN is encoded by the exons atgtgtaaaaattatcatagtCAGAAATCCATAAAATCGGATAACCTATCCCTATCGACTTCAAATGCTAACAGCAATGA atgttCCATCAGCAAATCAAAATGCTTGTCCCCAACAATTTCATTAGCAACGTCAAACGGAAACTACGAATCAATATCTAAATATCCGCCATCTATTATGGAAGCGCTCGAAAATACAGCAGTACATTTTGGAGATTTTTACGGTCTTCAAAATAATGTAGGAACAGCATATTACAATAATGTTGCAGAAGAGGAAACGGCGATTAAGAAAAGACATAGGTTGAATTTCACGAGGCAGATGGTGCATAA ATTAGAGCGAACAACCGATACGGAGGATTACGCGCGACAAATATCGGTCTTTTTGCAAGAGACCGTAGAGCCgcctaattttaaattaaatccattTCTATCTGAGAACTCTATTCCCGATGGAAGGCGAAGATTCTCGCGTTATCCATTCTGGTACAAGGAACCTAACAAGAAACTTATCGTTAATGTTCTCAAATCTGATTGTTCAAATTAA